The Pseudomonadota bacterium genome includes a region encoding these proteins:
- a CDS encoding AbgT family transporter, translating to MSNNDNAATAVADRNWFTRFLDIVEWLGNLLPHPVTLFALLATLMVFLSGLFGWLGVSVADPRPSAAAGATIEAVSLLNAEGLRRILSGLVDNFVNFAPLGVVLVAMLGVGVAEKSGLISALVRGIVLSAPKHVVTVALVFAGVLSNTASEMGYVVLVPLGGAIFLALGRHPLAGMAAAFAGVSGGYSANLLLGTIDPLLAGITEEAAQLIDPSYEVYATANWYFMIVSTFLITAIGSLVTIFIVEPKLGRYDDSNAEPEVLDDSQMKPLDGKEKKGLVVAGLATLGVLGLIALLVLPEGGLLRDPAADASDFLESSKPFFRSVVAWIFIFFLVTGFAYGRVVGTVRNDRDVIDGMASAISTLGLYVVLVFFAAQFVAFFGWSNLGLILAVTGADFLQNIGLTGPLVFVLFIIMCGIVNLSLGSASAQWAVTAPIFVPMLMFIGYSPEVIQAAYRIGDSTTNIITPMMSYFGLILAWAARYDRNFGIGTLIATMLPYSICYFIGWSLLFLLWVFGLGMPVGPGSPTYYSAP from the coding sequence GTGAGCAACAACGACAACGCCGCGACTGCCGTCGCCGATCGCAACTGGTTTACCCGCTTCCTCGACATCGTCGAGTGGCTCGGCAATCTCCTGCCCCACCCGGTCACGCTGTTCGCCCTGCTGGCGACCCTGATGGTGTTCCTGTCCGGCCTGTTCGGCTGGCTGGGCGTGAGCGTGGCAGACCCGCGGCCCAGCGCGGCGGCAGGCGCCACCATCGAGGCAGTCAGCCTTCTCAATGCAGAGGGACTGCGCCGGATTCTCAGCGGCCTGGTCGACAACTTCGTCAACTTCGCGCCGCTCGGCGTGGTGCTGGTGGCCATGCTCGGCGTCGGCGTGGCCGAAAAATCCGGCCTGATCTCGGCGCTGGTGCGCGGCATCGTCCTCAGCGCCCCGAAGCACGTGGTGACCGTTGCCCTGGTCTTCGCCGGGGTGCTCTCGAACACCGCATCCGAGATGGGCTACGTGGTGCTGGTGCCGCTGGGCGGTGCCATTTTCCTGGCCCTGGGCCGGCATCCACTGGCCGGCATGGCCGCGGCCTTCGCCGGGGTCTCCGGCGGCTACTCGGCCAACCTGCTGCTGGGCACTATCGATCCGCTTCTGGCCGGCATCACCGAGGAGGCCGCGCAGCTGATCGACCCGAGCTACGAGGTCTACGCCACGGCCAACTGGTATTTCATGATCGTGTCGACCTTCCTGATCACCGCCATCGGCTCGCTGGTGACCATCTTCATCGTCGAACCCAAGCTGGGACGCTACGACGACTCCAATGCCGAGCCGGAAGTGCTCGACGACAGCCAGATGAAACCGCTGGACGGCAAGGAGAAGAAGGGGCTGGTCGTCGCCGGCCTGGCCACGCTGGGCGTGCTCGGGCTGATCGCGCTGCTGGTCCTGCCCGAAGGCGGCCTGCTGCGCGACCCGGCGGCTGACGCCAGCGACTTCCTGGAAAGCTCGAAGCCCTTCTTCCGTTCGGTGGTGGCCTGGATCTTCATCTTCTTCCTGGTCACCGGTTTTGCCTACGGGCGGGTGGTGGGCACGGTGCGCAACGACCGCGACGTCATCGACGGCATGGCCTCGGCCATCTCGACGCTGGGGCTTTACGTCGTGCTGGTGTTCTTCGCCGCCCAGTTCGTGGCCTTTTTCGGCTGGTCGAATCTCGGCCTGATCCTGGCGGTGACCGGCGCCGATTTCCTGCAGAACATCGGCCTGACCGGGCCGCTGGTGTTCGTGCTGTTCATCATCATGTGCGGCATCGTCAACCTGTCGCTGGGCTCGGCCTCGGCGCAGTGGGCCGTGACCGCGCCAATCTTCGTGCCGATGCTGATGTTCATCGGTTACTCGCCCGAGGTCATCCAGGCCGCCTACCGCATCGGTGATTCGACCACCAACATCATCACGCCGATGATGAGCTACTTCGGGCTGATCCTGGCCTGGGCGGCACGCTACGACCGCAACTTCGGCATCGGCACCCTGATCGCCACCATGCTGCCCTACTCGATCTGCTATTTCATCGGCTGGTCGCTGCTGTTCTTGCTGTGGGTATTTGGCCTGGGCATGCCGGTCGGGCCGGGATCGCCCACCTACTACTCCGCACCATGA
- a CDS encoding GntP family permease encodes MLSLIGLLGSLALLIVLVMRGMSLFVATPLCALLVALTSNIALLPPLANAGQADLITQYMDGFTGFIASWFFVFLLGSLFGKLMESSGGAESVAHWIVRRLGTRQAALAVVLACAVLTYGGVSLFVVAFSVYPMALALFRDADLPRRFIPATLAFGSVTFTMTSAGSPEIQNWIPIEHLGTGPLAAWQASLVVAIFMATTGYVWLQWMLRRAVERGERFEEREVDPASGRTHLPHPILSLVPLALVLGFSFTLHDRLGISALIVALLAGCFGAAAINLRHLREPGAAPTEGGVGALVAIGNTAAVVGFGTVAKVSPAFDAAVVWVTGLPGSGLVSAAIAVSAIAAMTGSASGGQAIALPILGPHYVDAGVDPEQLHRIVSISSGALDSLPHNGYVVTTIRAICNESHRAAYPAMGALTVLIPLAGLILCLGLFALGL; translated from the coding sequence ATGCTCAGTCTGATCGGCCTGCTTGGCAGCCTCGCGCTGCTCATCGTGCTCGTTATGCGCGGAATGAGCCTGTTCGTGGCCACGCCGCTGTGCGCGCTGCTGGTGGCACTGACCTCGAACATTGCCCTGCTGCCGCCGCTGGCCAATGCCGGACAGGCCGATCTGATCACCCAGTACATGGACGGCTTTACCGGTTTCATAGCATCCTGGTTCTTCGTCTTTCTGCTCGGCTCGCTGTTCGGCAAGCTGATGGAGTCCTCCGGTGGTGCCGAATCGGTCGCCCACTGGATCGTGCGCCGGCTGGGCACCAGGCAGGCCGCGCTAGCCGTGGTGCTGGCCTGCGCCGTGCTGACCTATGGCGGGGTGAGCCTGTTCGTGGTCGCGTTCTCGGTCTACCCAATGGCGCTGGCCCTGTTCCGAGATGCCGATCTGCCGCGGCGCTTCATTCCCGCCACCCTGGCCTTCGGCTCGGTGACCTTCACCATGACCTCGGCCGGATCGCCCGAGATCCAGAACTGGATCCCGATCGAGCACCTCGGTACCGGCCCGCTGGCCGCCTGGCAGGCCAGCCTCGTGGTCGCGATCTTCATGGCCACCACCGGCTATGTCTGGCTGCAGTGGATGCTCAGGCGCGCCGTCGAGCGCGGTGAGCGTTTCGAGGAACGCGAGGTCGATCCGGCCAGCGGCCGCACCCATCTGCCCCATCCGATCCTGTCGCTGGTCCCGCTCGCGCTGGTGCTGGGCTTTTCGTTCACCCTGCATGACCGCCTCGGCATTTCCGCCCTGATCGTCGCCCTGCTGGCGGGCTGCTTCGGCGCGGCCGCGATCAACCTGCGCCACCTGCGCGAGCCTGGCGCCGCGCCGACTGAAGGCGGTGTCGGCGCGCTGGTCGCCATCGGCAACACGGCCGCGGTGGTCGGTTTCGGAACGGTCGCAAAGGTTTCGCCGGCCTTCGATGCCGCCGTTGTCTGGGTCACCGGCCTGCCCGGCAGTGGCCTGGTCAGCGCCGCGATTGCCGTTTCGGCCATCGCCGCCATGACCGGCTCGGCCTCCGGCGGTCAGGCCATCGCGCTGCCGATCCTTGGCCCGCACTATGTCGATGCCGGCGTCGACCCTGAACAGCTCCACCGAATCGTCTCGATCTCTTCCGGCGCGCTCGACTCGCTACCGCACAACGGCTATGTGGTCACCACCATCCGCGCCATCTGCAACGAGTCGCACCGCGCCGCCTACCCGGCCATGGGCGCGCTGACCGTGCTCATCCCGCTGGCCGGACTGATTCTCTGCCTGGGGCTGTTCGCGCTCGGCCTTTGA
- a CDS encoding TonB-dependent receptor, whose amino-acid sequence MKNNRSILGLAVALGLVVSFAVPAQDVETAGDESNETDTETQADLGSIEVTARRRTENLRDVPISVTAISGEGLSDSGAQDITYLNQVVPNTTLEVSRGTSNTLTAFIRGIGQQDPVAGFEAGVGIYVDDVYLNRPQAAVLDIFDVERIEVLRGPQGTLYGRNTIGGAVKYVTRRLGRQPAVSARASLGNFSQRDLVVSGETPVGSNAAIGASLATLNRDGFGTNLNLGEDNYNKEVLAGRVSTEWSPTHSWFVRLAVDYYKDDSNPVGGHRLIPGLFSGAPVLDDVFDSRSGIQGANETEQLGVSLLAEYDINPDWQFKSITAWRDDENTQQIDFEALPAVDVDVPVIYDNEQFSQEFQLNYVSERISGVTGFYYLDANAFNAFDVRLFQTGDLIGLPGLNAFTLGDVDTETWSLFADASFDLAAFLDLETGMELSIGARYTSDKRSSQILRQTMLGESSFFGGDPTVIGTTSDFEGSETFTDFSPRVSLAWQPTADHNAYVSFSQGFKGGSFDPRGATTAAPDLDGDGTVSDAEIFEFMKFDPEQVDTWEVGVKSQFANGRVSTSFALFYSDYTDIQVPGSIGVDTDGDGVSDTFTGVTTNAGEATVKGLEFEMSALLARHLWSRGDALTTSLNVGYIDAAYKEFITAVSDPATGAQSLENVADERVFQNTPDTTAHWNIRYDRPLSLFGADGELSLIGAWSFRAETHQFEIPSPFLDQPAYRLYDLHLLWKRYDGRYEIGLHGRNLGDEEYKTAGYVFATPDGSASTLGLEGVLNAFYGPPRTITLTGTINF is encoded by the coding sequence ATGAAAAACAATCGATCCATACTCGGCCTGGCGGTAGCGCTCGGGCTGGTCGTGTCGTTCGCGGTCCCGGCGCAGGACGTGGAGACGGCGGGTGACGAGTCGAACGAGACCGACACCGAAACGCAGGCGGATCTTGGCTCGATCGAGGTGACCGCCCGGCGCCGCACGGAAAACCTGCGCGACGTGCCCATCTCGGTGACCGCCATCTCCGGTGAGGGATTGTCGGATAGCGGCGCCCAGGACATCACCTACCTCAATCAGGTCGTGCCCAATACCACCCTCGAAGTTTCGCGCGGCACCAGCAACACCCTGACTGCCTTCATCCGCGGCATCGGCCAGCAGGATCCGGTTGCCGGCTTCGAAGCTGGGGTCGGTATCTATGTCGATGACGTCTATCTGAACCGCCCGCAGGCGGCAGTGCTCGACATATTTGACGTCGAGCGCATCGAAGTGCTCCGCGGCCCGCAGGGCACGCTATACGGGCGCAACACCATCGGCGGGGCGGTCAAGTACGTGACCCGGCGACTGGGTCGCCAGCCCGCCGTCAGTGCGCGTGCCAGCCTGGGTAATTTTTCCCAGCGCGACCTGGTGGTCAGCGGTGAGACGCCAGTTGGCTCGAACGCCGCCATCGGCGCCAGCCTGGCCACCCTCAATCGCGACGGTTTCGGCACGAATCTGAATCTCGGCGAGGACAATTACAACAAGGAGGTTCTGGCCGGACGCGTCAGTACGGAATGGTCACCGACGCACAGCTGGTTCGTTCGCCTTGCGGTCGACTACTACAAGGATGATTCCAACCCGGTGGGAGGACATCGTCTGATCCCGGGCCTGTTCTCGGGTGCCCCGGTGCTTGATGACGTGTTCGATTCGCGTAGCGGCATCCAGGGCGCCAATGAAACCGAGCAGCTGGGCGTCAGCCTGCTGGCCGAGTACGATATCAATCCCGATTGGCAGTTCAAGTCGATCACGGCCTGGCGCGATGACGAGAATACCCAGCAGATCGACTTCGAGGCGCTGCCGGCGGTCGATGTCGATGTGCCGGTCATCTATGACAACGAACAGTTCAGCCAGGAATTCCAGCTCAATTACGTCAGTGAACGCATCAGCGGAGTCACCGGCTTCTACTATCTTGACGCCAATGCCTTCAACGCCTTTGATGTGCGCCTGTTCCAGACGGGGGATCTCATCGGCCTGCCCGGCCTCAACGCATTCACGCTGGGTGATGTCGATACCGAGACCTGGTCGCTGTTTGCCGACGCCAGTTTCGACCTGGCAGCGTTTCTTGATCTGGAAACCGGCATGGAGTTGTCCATCGGTGCCCGCTACACCAGCGACAAGCGCTCCTCGCAGATCCTGCGGCAAACCATGCTTGGAGAATCTTCGTTTTTTGGCGGTGATCCGACGGTCATCGGTACCACCTCGGATTTCGAGGGATCCGAGACGTTTACTGACTTCTCTCCGCGCGTGAGCCTGGCCTGGCAGCCGACCGCCGACCACAATGCCTATGTATCCTTCAGCCAGGGGTTCAAGGGCGGCAGTTTTGATCCGCGGGGTGCGACGACGGCGGCACCGGATCTTGATGGTGACGGCACAGTCAGCGATGCTGAGATCTTCGAGTTCATGAAGTTTGATCCCGAGCAGGTCGATACCTGGGAGGTCGGGGTCAAGTCGCAGTTCGCAAACGGCCGCGTCAGCACCAGCTTCGCCCTGTTCTACAGCGACTACACCGATATCCAGGTGCCCGGCTCGATCGGCGTTGATACCGATGGTGACGGCGTGTCCGATACATTTACCGGTGTGACGACCAATGCCGGGGAAGCCACGGTCAAGGGGCTGGAGTTCGAAATGAGCGCGTTGCTGGCGCGTCATCTCTGGAGTCGAGGCGACGCACTCACGACCAGCCTCAACGTCGGCTACATCGACGCCGCCTACAAGGAGTTCATTACTGCGGTTAGTGATCCGGCAACCGGCGCGCAGTCACTTGAAAACGTCGCCGATGAGCGCGTGTTCCAGAACACGCCCGATACGACCGCGCACTGGAACATTCGCTATGACCGGCCCCTGAGCCTGTTCGGGGCTGATGGTGAACTGTCGCTGATCGGGGCGTGGTCGTTCCGTGCCGAGACTCACCAGTTCGAGATTCCCTCGCCGTTTCTGGATCAGCCGGCCTACAGGCTCTATGATCTGCACCTGTTGTGGAAACGTTACGATGGCCGCTACGAAATCGGGCTGCACGGCCGCAATCTCGGCGACGAGGAGTACAAGACGGCCGGGTACGTCTTCGCGACGCCGGATGGCAGCGCCTCTACGCTCGGACTGGAAGGCGTATTGAATGCGTTCTATGGTCCGCCGCGCACGATCACACTGACCGGCACGATCAACTTCTGA